DNA from Elaeis guineensis isolate ETL-2024a chromosome 2, EG11, whole genome shotgun sequence:
CAACTTCTAGTGGATTTTCTAAAAACTCCATTAATCCAAGTTGTTTTACCATGTTGCTCTGCACAAAATCCATTAATCTAGTCACTTCCATGATTAGCCTTGTGATAGTTATTGGATGACTAGAAAGATATCAAATCTTTTGTTCAAAGCAATGGTGGGAGCCAAAGGGGACCATTGTGAAGCTTTTTATAGTCATCTACcctaatcatcatcatcatcaaaggTTATATTAACTTTACTAGTATTGACTTTAAATTGAAGCTCACTAGTATATGCATGTTCTTTATCTCTTTGTGGTGTATCATATTCACAATTCttgtaattttatatattttgagcTGCCGTTATTGAAATCTCCCTATTTAGGTAGGGAGTGGTGTAGCCAATGATCAAGCTTAGATCTCATTAGGCTtattttgaaattgatttcaagtTGGAACTCTTGGATCAAACTTAATTTGTTAATTATTTTTCATGCTCAATACAAGATTAATTTTGAACTAAGCACAACGAGGGcctaatcaatcaatttgacaATCCTAAACAGAGCTAAAAACAattcttttttagagagagaaatcaatttatGATTGAATCAAGCTCGGTTCAAGCTTGAAATATAGCCGGGTTGAAGCTTGGTTCAAATCCAatataatataccatatatataaattaatcaaatatttgaCCTGCATTGAGACAAGCCCGAGTGAGCTAGATCAATTTTTGGCTtggctaaaaataatttttgagtttgctTTTGTTGGTTTAAGCTTGATTTGTCTGGCCTCTAATCGAGCTTGattcaattttttcttgagctaatctgGAGCAAAGCTTGGATGGGCTTCTCAGTTTATCTAACAGCTATTATGATACCTATGTCTAATACAATGATTTCAAGAACCTCTCATTATTTTATCCATACAGATAATAGCTCACTATAATTTTATTGTCGTGGAtgctatctattttttttaatataggcCAATTAATGGAAAATGCCAACGCTCATTTGCAGTTTcatattttttgttttttaaacATTTTGAATCTGGCCTTCAATATTGTGATTAAGATTTTTGttgaatttttcttttactgATCATCCTTTTGGTGTTAAGATATGCTGTAGTTGAATTAATTCCTCATTCACATTATTGAGCATCATATGTTTTCAGTATTTGCTGACATCCTTACTAGAATGCTTGATCTTGCTTGAAAGAAACAAAAGGACTTTTGAAGGTTCAAACAGCTAAATCAAAtattattaatgaaataaaactcTTTCAGTTAACTTGGTCTACCCTCTATCCAAGTTTAAGCAAGATGTTCGTACGTGTAGATCCTTTTGCATCGAACCAGTTTGATGGGTTGCTCCAAAGTTAAAGGAGAAGCTATTTATCTCCGGCTCCTTGAGCTATCCATTATTTGTATCCCAAATTCGGGATGGAGTATgcaaatgtcacgccccaaattcgggacataacacggccatactACCGAGGGAtagaacccacgataacacgaagccaattcatcGTAATCATctaaaaatccatcaaataaaaaagattcaattctattattcatcaaataatcgaaccaatataggttcagagcatctaaatccaaaagtaagtactaatccgaatctcaacattcatgaataaatacaaatccatgattataaaataaattaaacttctgttgccaaatttttttcagcttgctatgccgatcttcaagcttggattccttttgccgatcctaaccttatttctctgttcaaacaaaaagaaaacaaaaagaatatgagctatactagcccagtaagtagaacttgcgcttccttatcgaatcaaacataagtttttcatgataatgcaatatttagaaaataacaggtaatacaaaataaagttttcatagagcatataacaagacAAGTTATAAAtttatcatacatgcataaatcatgtatatttcacaatcatgaatcgtaaatcattttcatcatgtattcatgtcatgtttcaaaatattgctcacagatattcatgctaaggtcactattatacccgtgacagggtcatgtttcttaatcgacagagttcttaattcatgtgccaactttatacccactggcaggaccatatttcgtgtggatgctagctccgaatgtcgaccttcccgaagggattcattcatagccatctgagagcctttgaaatcattatatctttttcttaaagcatacatatacatagatggaaaaacaatgaaattcatgcttcataatcatgctatttttataagacatattcatgaaatcaatgctcataataaaacatgttttttcatatcacatatgccgatccttattttatgaaaaattatgatttcatcaatagcaattcttttcataaaaacatgatcatttaaaaataaataaggagcataagatccacttacctcgttcatcttagatcttcagacttcgttaaaagaattagctaatcctatttaaaatatcaaatcatcatcaatttctattccataaatataataagattaaatcataaggaaagaggactgttgtccggatgtgtcggtccatccagataccagggcaattcagggtctctgatctgagggtcaaatttaagtgacttgatcaagaaatcgtaaagcacagatcgaattaagatcaagatcaatcaatagggttctttaataataaatttgaaagatctttgatacgatcagatgaggttgacatacaacacggatatcaaagcaacttcagatcttgttagagtcaatataagcttctaaaagatgaaggcatgactcgatacaggattcatagactttttttttagagagagaaagttgttcatgagagagaaagtagagagagaaagtggggagaaaatcttcgtatccttcaaaagtgacaatcatgattgagatcatcagaggtcatatcagggtgacttaatatggattaaccatgatcgatgttatcaatttcgaagaaggatcggatcaggatctaatctactgcacgaatttcggagcagtctcagatcatcatattttcatctcaagtttattctagggtctgtgatgcaatcagagagagaatgaccctagagagacgaaatccataaaaagagataaaatgtctagagagagaaaataggaagaaaatctagagagagaaaatagagagagaaggtagagagagaaagtctaattctagagagagaaagacttaagagagagatgagaaaaactttctctcacatatattttttttattatatatatatatatattttttttttctttttctttttctttttctttttagagagagacaatagagagagaaagagagagaaagagggagaaagaggggagagagaaaatttttctcttttcttatttatttattttttattttatttttttattttgtattttctttgcttttctttttctttttcctttttcttttctttttctttttcctttttcttttcttttcttttcttttcttcttcttcccgggctttcattgggccgaaacaggggacctagaggtccccgtgccttgaccggCCGATCCCGGCCATATCTTGCCCGGTGGTGGCCGACGGCAAAGGGCGACTCTCCCGGGCtcggagaggccagagccggcggtcggcgtgaccgtcggcgccggaaaatcagaggaaagaggcagCGTGAACAGGGGGTTTTCCTTTCCAattaaatccggcgacacccgtcgccggccatcgtgctcacaggcacggaaaagaagggagagaatagaggaagaggaaggggaccttaccacaacctccggtgacccccaccgacgtgaaatcgcggcgaacacaggtcgaggagtcgcggcttcaaacgaaaaaatcgaagaaaaatctccggcaatcatcGATGGCtgcagggtctacccatagaggagaggggaagggttcttatagagctcgtcctagggtctttccttctttttttttttctctggtgggctttgtgagctggttttgggctcaattgggccggattatcacagcAAATTGACGAAGATCTTGGTTAGTTTCTTCAACCTACACCTAAATTTCCTCTCCTATTTTCGTTGTTGGCCAGACTGACGCCTGGCTAGAGATGCTGGTTTTCTTTGTTAGTGTTCAGATCTTTGCCATCTTGTTGGTGTCTACCGTGCCTAAGAACCATAAGTTTGGGCTTTGGAAAGTTACCATCTTCTCTTAATCGAGCTTCCCAAATTTCTTCAGTCTTGCACTCCAAAAACTTCGACTCTCTTCCTTCTGGAGACAAGTTGTGTAGAGGATCTAATGTTGGAGTTCTCACTCTTTTTGTTGACCATTTTGGCTATTCTAGTTCGTTTTTCTTATGATTGTCCTGCCTTAATTATAAGATACAAGGGTGCACATCGCACATTTAGGCTCCGTGATGGCCGTGCGTGGGTTGCATTCACCAATAGTGGCGAGGCAAACCTATTTTGCGAGCCTTGGTAGTCTTGTTTACCACTTCTCtttcctcctttttctctctttccttcttcctatTTTCCCTCTTTTTCCCCTTCTTCTATTCCTTCTCCATGTGGTCTTTGCTCACCTCCTTTTATATCAGTGGATTCCTTAATGTAATGATGTTGGTGCTTTTGCACCTTTTTCTCAGGGAACACTATGGGGTTTCAAGGAGATGCATGAAAcatcatatgatttaaatatTAGAACTTACAGAAAACTTGAGCTCACTGCCCAGGTTTTCCGATTAAAATTTGTTAATAAAATGAGTTGGTGGAACGCTGGCTTTAAAAAGAAGAATTTACATCATTTTGGCTTTGCTTAATTTACCTAAGATGTAAATAGATTCGAGAGGAGGGGAGTTTGGCGTATCATTGAGAATCATATCCATATCCTTTTTCCACcgtaatattattatgataagaGATGGATGGGCCAATTAGGAATGATAATTTTAGTCGATCCACTGAATGTCTGTTTCGATTGTTCTAGATTAAAAATCAATGCGGAtatggattttaaaaaaaatatctgaagcgAGTTTGAGTTGGATACGAGTAATGATATGCCCATTTTGAAtctgattcaattaattttaatttaaatctttcttttaaaattataattattttataatatttatatgataaattttttatccaatcTAATTCAATTTGTACTTACATCTAACTAAATCTGAAGTAAGtggatatagatataaaatttttaattatgagatatgtatGAATATGGACCGAACCGATCGATTGCCATTTCTAGGGCTAATCCATACTTATTCCTAAATGGTGCACCTTCACTTTTTCCTATTACATTGGGTTTGAGAGATATGGAGAGATCCTAGGAATCCAATAAGATTAGGTATTTTGCTTGTTCCTGATTAAGAAAGTGAGTTAATCTGCCAATTACACACGGAGGGAAaacgaaaagagaaagaaaaagttcaaaaatctCATTTAAATTTGTAAGATTTTAACCGGTAAGGATACAAAATTCACGAGTCTGACTTGCTATTAATCAACTCACCTTTTTACCTATCGTGGCCTACACCTTGGTATCCGTGCTAGTCACAAGGTAGCAATGCCGTCTACTGTACAGATATGGGCCCACAATGCATTACTTCTTTGCTGGTGAGTTAAGATGAGACTGGTAATCTTTCCATTCATAAATAATAACCTGTAGCAATTCAGTTCATCCTCGGTCCTGTGTCTATCATTTCAATTAATCTCACTATTCAACCTATATTATTGGGATTTCACAGCCATGAGGACCTTGGATCACATcagaaaaattatgtaaaatcagACCATGTAAACCATATTAGCAATTAAATACTTCTTAACTACAGTTATACAAGCCAATTTATTCCTTGGTATTATAAAACTTATTACCTAGACATAGATCCCTTTGTTAGATTATGTCCAACTTATTCGATTATATGATAGAtagtgcacacacacacacatatacttgAGTGTAGCCAATCAATCAACCTACtgccaaatataaaaaaaaattgctaaATGTTGGTGGTCATTTTGACCGGAGTTTCCATCCAAATCTGGATTTTTGGGGGGGGGTAATGTTTTGATTTGTTCAGAGCCTAAGTAGAGGGTGGATTTGACTCAAGGGAACAGGTTAACTCCCAACCAACTCGACGGACCCTGACCCAACCCCTATCGGTGCCCATTCACGGCATTTGGGAAATGCGTTTCTCCTATGCTTCTCGTTGCGATTCCGAAAGGTGGCAGACTGGCAGGCGACAACTCTGACCCAACCCGCCAACTTTGAACCTTCTCTCTTTTGGGAAaacgaaataaaataaaataaaataaaatgaaccTTTTTTCTTGGTGGTGCCGCCCAGAAAACTTCTCTCTTGTTCGCCTGCTTACGTCCGCACGACGCGACAATGGGAGCTCTCTTCTCCTGCTTCTCTTCCGCTGCGCCGGCGAAGACGAAGAGGAGGCGGCTCAGCATCTCCTCCTCCCCTCCGCCGCCTCCCGGCATGGCCATCCCTCCCTTTGGGTTGAGCAGAGACCGGTCGGGGAGGAAGGAGCGGGGCAGGGAGGGCCTGACCCACGAGCAGGAGCAGGCCCTCGCGGCGGCGGCGAAGACCGCGGCCTCGTTGCTCCTCCGCCAGAACGGCGGGGCGGAGGCTGTGGCGGAGGTGCTGTTGGACCGGTCCTCCTCCGTCCGCGACCCGCCTCCCGCCGGGAAGAAGAGGCAGGCGCTGCCGAGGAGCTCCAGctcccggccccgctccctcgcCGATCCCCTCGTCCAAGTTCAGCAGCTCGTCAATCAGGTTAAAAAAATCAGTGGTTATCCAACACCTTTTctttacaacaaaaaaaaaaaaggagaagaaatacTTCCCATCATGGGTATGCAACATAAGAAGCTTTTACATGGACAAATTGCACATTAATGAATCTGCTTCTTTTGAGATAAGATGAATGAATCGAATTTTGCTTTGGTTAATTGGAGAATTCTTTCGTATCATCGTTTTTTCTGCCTATTGTCTGTTGCTGATCGGGTTTACACACAGAAGTATGTCAATAATGGTATGTTAGCACTgttagcctctctctctctctctctcctttttttttttttgggggggggggggggggggtggggtgtTGTTTGTTTAAGAATTAGCAGTGTCAGTTTTATATTTTGCTGATTGCTTTTGTTTAAAGTTAATGATTGTAAATGgcatttttaattttctattctaAATATCTTATAATCCTTCTGGGTGCAAGGAACCATGATGATATCTTATTTTATAGAACTGATGAATGAAAACTATTGATTTTCCCAGATAAAATGAGGGAACTGACTATTGCTTGACTTAAAAAACTATATTAGAATTTAGTCCCTTGTTCTACCAGTTCCTTGAGTTTTAATTTTCTGATTTATTGACCATATTGCAATTCGTTAAAATACATGCTTGCTAAGTTTAGATTTCTTTGTAATCGATGAATCTTTGAATCTTTTGGATCTGTCCTCGTTGATTATGCCTCACTTTATTGGACAAATGGAATTGGTTTTTGACAGTAGCCTTTTGGTTGCCCCTTTGTAATCATGTTGTTCCCTTCCATCGTAGAGGTTTCCGATGCAAGAATAAAGTTGTTGCACATTCTTTTATTCTTTCTAACGTATTGGTTAGCCCATCTCTACCTTTTGCGACATTTGACTGAAAAATAATTCTGTTGCTGGTCTAATGTCAGCTTCTTTTCTAAGAGTGAGAGCCGCTTACTTTTAGAATTGTATTATGTTGTTGCAGGCTCTGTCAATTACTTGATCTGATTTTGTGATTGTATCAactattttagataaaaaagtcTGCTTCATCCTTTTTTTGCTATTGTTTGTTTATTGCTATCATCTATTCATATTAAATACTCTTAGGCTTGGGGTAGAAAAGTAAAAGAAATCAAGGGAAGAGAAGGGAAAAATGGTATGAGGATACACTACTCCAAACACATATCCAGCATTTCCTTTCTTTCTGCTCTTAAATCTTGATAAATAAAACAAGCCAACTATATATTGATGTTAGAGTCCTTCTGTACTGAGTTATTAATTTTTCCtcctagcattttttttttttttgggttaaatGTTCTGTTGTCCTCAAACAAGTTTTTTCAAATTTTCTGAAATAGGATGTAAAGATTGATGATTTGGAGACCAATCACTTTGTTCTTGTCCATGGAGGTGGCTTTGGTGCTTGGTGTTGGTATAAAACTATTGCACTTCTAAAAGATGCTGGATTTAAAGCCACTGCCATAGACCTGACAGGTTCTGGAACTCATGCTTTTGATCCAAACAATGTTACAAGTCTTTCCCAGTATGTAATGCCACTTACAAGTTTCCTTGAGAAGCTCAGTGATGGGGAGAAGGTTGGTATGGCTCTTGTTTTTATAAGAAAGGGTTCAAAATTCAAATAGCTTCTCATAGGCATTTTTTTTCTGATGAGTTTAGTGGTAAAAATTATTAAGCTTGAGTCCGGAAAGAAATGATTCACAGATGCATACCAAATGCATGACTGAAACTGATTGTGGTCATAAAGGATATGAAATACAAAGATAGTAATAAAATGGCACCCTTGAGCAAAAATCTTATAACTGTGGTATATGTAAGAGTTGTTTGCTTTTCCTTCTTTATTTCTTTCCTTTTCATCTCATATCAAAGACATGGCAAGGAAACAGCCATTATATTATTCCGTGACACATTGTCAGGTGGTGTTACGTGTCTCCAGCTTTTTAGGtgaataaagaaaaaagaaaacagtGATATGGCTTCAACAAAGGGCGTAGACCTCTACTTTACTAGCAGAGGCGTTATAACTTCTTGTTTTACCATTTACGTTCAAAAGATGCATTAATTCCTAAAATATTTTGTAGGTTATTTTGGTGGGACATGATTTTGGTGGTACCTGCATATCATATGCAATGGAAGCGTTTACATCTAAGGTTGCCAAAGCTGTTTTTGTTTCTGCAGCTATGTTGACAAATGGTCAGAGTGCTGCAGATATGTTTTCTCAACAGGTGGGGATCCGTTGGTTTCTATTCCCTTCTTTTCCAGTTTGGAAAACATAGGTGACATTTCAGTAATGTCATATACTGTCATCATGATAAGCAATATTGAGATTGCATGTGCATGTATGTGTGCACTTGTGTGTATGTAGGAAATTAGACTGTGGATGAAGAAATCTAGTGTGCAGTCTTGTAACTCATATGATCTCTGCTATTTTAGGCACGCTCAAATGATTTGCTGCAACGAGCCCAGATATTTTTGTATGCTAATGGAAATGACAATCCTCCTACTGCTGTCGACTATGACAAGTCACTGTTACAAGACCTATTCTTCAATGGAAGTCCTGCTAAGGTATGTTTTGTTGTTTTTTGCTTGGTTCATCACACTCCAAATTTGATTGCCCTGGGATGGCTATGATACTGCTGACAAAGTTGAGTCATTCATCTAAACTGTATCatcttttgattagataaattcttACATTGACTTCTTTCTAACTCTCCTTATCATATCAAGGATGTTGTATTGGCTTCAGTTTCTATGAGGCCAGTCCCCTTTGCACCAGTGTTGGAGAAGCTCTCACTTTCAGCGAAGAACCATGATTCAATTAGGAGATACTATATAGAGACCACTGAGGACAATGCACTGCCCCTTTCCCTACAACAGAGCATGTGCAGTTTGAATCCTCCAGAGTGGGTTTTCCAGCTAAAAGGAGCAGATCATTCACCATTTCTTTCGAAGCCTCAAGCGCTGCACAAGTACTTGGTGGAGATCGCAAAAATTTCCTCCTGAAGCACATTGAACTGTTTCTGGAAGGATGCACATGACTAATCTATTGCTCCACTCATGGCCATGCACATGATGCAGATGCATGCATGCGCCATTTACCTTAGTCCATTATTCGGAGATACATGCATATTGTGAGTGGCCCTGGCTTGTTGCATCCTTCT
Protein-coding regions in this window:
- the LOC105056965 gene encoding putative methylesterase 11, chloroplastic, whose product is MGALFSCFSSAAPAKTKRRRLSISSSPPPPPGMAIPPFGLSRDRSGRKERGREGLTHEQEQALAAAAKTAASLLLRQNGGAEAVAEVLLDRSSSVRDPPPAGKKRQALPRSSSSRPRSLADPLVQVQQLVNQDVKIDDLETNHFVLVHGGGFGAWCWYKTIALLKDAGFKATAIDLTGSGTHAFDPNNVTSLSQYVMPLTSFLEKLSDGEKVILVGHDFGGTCISYAMEAFTSKVAKAVFVSAAMLTNGQSAADMFSQQARSNDLLQRAQIFLYANGNDNPPTAVDYDKSLLQDLFFNGSPAKDVVLASVSMRPVPFAPVLEKLSLSAKNHDSIRRYYIETTEDNALPLSLQQSMCSLNPPEWVFQLKGADHSPFLSKPQALHKYLVEIAKISS